From the Diospyros lotus cultivar Yz01 chromosome 13, ASM1463336v1, whole genome shotgun sequence genome, one window contains:
- the LOC127788171 gene encoding secreted RxLR effector protein 161-like: protein MENIPYANAIGTVMYSMISTRPDLAYSISLLSRYVSNSGKSHWDALKYMLRYINGSIDIGLCYKKIFDTLDLVGFVDSDFAGDRDSRKSTTTYFFTLGGTCISWKSQLQPLVALSTTKAEYVAMTDAFKEVIWLQGLIKEIHLLQSKVVVLSDSQSAIHLSRNPVPTEDNPANMGTKVLTATKFKHCLNLLHVEIVVREAPNNVVRSKLLEGHVQQPQPSI, encoded by the exons atggaaaatatcCCTTATGCCAATGCAATTGGAACTGTTATGTATTCAATGATTAGTACTAGGCCTGATCTTGCATATTCAATATCTCTGCTTAGTAGATATGTGTCAAATTCGGGGAAATCTCATTGGGATGCATTGAAATATATGTTAAGGTATATTAATGGATCTATAGACATTGGCCTGTGCTATAAGAAGATATTTGATACTCTTGATCTCGTGGGATTTGTAGATTCTGACTTTGCAGGTGATAGGGATTCAAGGAAGTCAACAACTACATATTTTTTCACCTTGGGTGGAACTTGTATTAGTTGGAAATCCCAACTTCAGCCTCTGGTGGCTTTGTCCACCACCAAGGCTGAATATGTTGCTATGACTGACGCCTTCAAGGAAGTTATATGGCTTCAAGGATTAATCAAAGAGATCCACTTGCTCCAAAGCAAAGTGGTAGTCCTCTcagatagtcaaagtgccattcaCCTGTCTAGGAATCCG GTGCCTACAGAAGATAACCCAGCTAACATGGGAACAAAAGTTTTAACTGCAACAAAGTTCAAGCACTGCTTGAACTTGCTACAC gtggagattgttgtcCGTGAAGCTCCAAACAATGTTGTTAGGAGTAAGCTGTTGGAGGGCCACGTGCAGCAACCTCAGCCTTCCATCTGA